The Pararge aegeria chromosome 21, ilParAegt1.1, whole genome shotgun sequence genomic sequence TCTTATTTTAGCAATAATAAAGACTAAGGAAAGACAAAATACGCTTTATAGATTTCAGTCTAATTGTCGTGCATGGCTTATCGTTTCCCGTTCATTTGTTTTAGATTTTTCAGTGGATAGCTACCTGGCTGGTCGCAACGTGTATGCCTATTTTTTGTGGGATACAGAACACTATATAACATcttattaaattacattatctCAAACTAAGTTCCTATAGAGCAAAGATATCGACACATATTCAATATCATTATGAAAAGAGTAACTAAGAACCAACTGGAATGATCAATATACGAATAACACGAATTCCATGACAAGTAGTGAGTTCGGGTGTAATTTTAGTTTACAGAGATCTACAGaacagataaatataaaaattgtgtaGTGttgtttagtaatttttataaaacaaaatgggAACTGCCCAGAGCCACAGTAAAATGAAAGACCAACCTCCGAAAAACTCAATGGACGACGTATTATTGCGATCAaaacgagattttttttttattaatgatacAGAGTAAAGGGTATTTACATACAAAAGCTAAATTTACTTAGTTATTACTCGAAATTACAATGTAACAATATAagtttaaaatcataatatacaaattttatactTCAACTTTTGTTTACAACATTCAAAAGGCATGCCAAACTCAAGCTTCGAGTTTACAGTTCAGTTTGATTTGAAGATCAGTACGCTTTGCAttttcaacaaataaataaaatctcattCCAAGCACCAAAACCCACTAGGGGTTTCGGTGGGGTTATTACGGGTGGgttgaaatttaattattaattaccttATTCATATTATGCTGTTAAGACAAGTCTTGGGTGTTTAATTGTTTCTCAATGACGTTTATACCATTATCAAGGATTGCATACAGAGTGGGATAATATAGATCTTATAGATTGCATATAACAAACTCTTCTATAAAACTACAATATTATAACtcccataataatataaataaataaaaatccataCCAGATGGATATATTtacaacatattttaatttcgtttCGAAATAGAAGAAATTCGAGGCAGTTTATACAAttgtgattataaaaaaatatattttactgctAGTcacttttaatgtaaaatttccATACATGAATTTCAACTATCTGGGCTACGCTcagaagtttatataaaaaattgtttatcgAACAAAATGTCTTCTGACAAACACATTTAAATTGCATAATCTGTTGTAATAGTCCACTTTTATATTTGGAAAATGGCAGGCAAAATATACTTTACCAGCCTACGATTTAGCAGTCTTCAAAATTTTTTACTGGtgatatattttaaagatttagaACCAAGAGACACGCAAGATGCATTTGTAGTATAATTATTGCTTACGTCTTATGTATCTAATGTACAGAACTGTTGTTTAGTAATCATTGTAAGCAAACCGCCAGCTGCTTTTCAATAACATAGACAAGTACCGTGGTATAAGTTCGGAGACATAAATTTTATGATTCTAGGCCACAATCCGCAATTATGAGATTTAACTCTACTTAAGAACAACAGCAACTTACTGTTTTAGCTAGGCTGTGATCTGTTTCCAATAtgtagattatatatataaaggactTTGCATTAAAAGCGACGTAATCTTGATGAATCAGAGGCCAGGTATCGTTGTATTGGGTCATGGTGTGCGTTTACATAAAGTCGTCAAAGTCTGCATCATAATTACCATACGCATCGTATTGGTTAAGATGTGCCTGGAATTAAGAAAGTGGAAAGTTAGACACAATAGTACTATAACTATATACAATAACTGTATAATATGATACTTATAAGAAGGCTTTTGAGTTGGTTTGCTTTATCTGAAACTATGAGGCGTATTGAAataatctaatttaaaataaatttcaagtaTGCCTTGAATATATATAATGCCTGAATCTTTTTAAAACGTCCGgtctttctgtttgtagtgattctaccacctgTTTGAAGGTAGAATCTACTGCAAAGCTTGCGAGAAACTAAAGTTTATCTTTTCCAATATCACAGAGAACTGATATCATTAGGAtaggataaataattaattttgcttTCAAAAGAATGAGGTTTACTTCTTTTTCCTTGATGGACCAAGTTGATAGACCACATGATGGAAAACCACCAGCTGTGAACATAGGAATATTTTGAAGGGCGTGCGAGAAACCCATCCATAAAAGTGCCACTGTTAtgcctcatgtgcctttaattcCTGGTTACTTCAGACAGGAACACATCAATGctgattagcggcagaaatgaaCATAGCGGTATACTTCCCAAGACGAggtttgtcacaaaaagctctataacTGAAACTTCATGTTGCGAGATTCAAATTATtacaactataataaatatttatttcactttatcATCCATTTTAAGATTATCGTTGTTAATTTGAAGcagaccaaagaaaaataaagatatttttatctttatttttcttgtagttggcttgttataataaatttatagaaattaGCACCTGATGGGTGTAATAAGCTACTTACATTATCGCcttcaacttttaatttggcCTTCCCTTTGCCCTTATTGGGTTTCTTTGACTTCTCATTCTTTTCCACCTTCTGCTTCTCAATGTAAAGGTTGTCCACTGTCAACTTTATCCTCTTTATGTCAGCTGATGGCACTATGAAAAGGAACAGTAATTTATGTTGAGGACCAATATaccaaattacattttctatgcTTTACAAAATTTAGGTACATAATAATTCAATCTTGTGtccttaaaactttttaaatacaaaaaacatcTGAGACCTTTCTTTTAGTTTCACTGTATAAGTTTAATTCAATAACtcactttgtaaaataatatttttgaccaGATCATCAACAAAGGCGGGGAACTCCTCCCTGGCCTTGTAAAAGTTGATCTTATTGCAGAGCAGGTCTGCAAACTCTGTAAACTCCTCCTTTGTTGTGGGGTTGAAGCTGTCCAGTTTACCGGAGCCACCACCATCTATGCCTGTGAATTTAAACAAGATACCAATTTTGAATATAGACTAGCAAAGATTCACTTACTTTTTGCAGTTTCTCGCAGAGGTAGCCTTTGCACATTATGCGTTTTGTATCAAGACAAAGTTGTCAACTTGTTGTATAAGTTAGTGAATTTGGCTGCACAGTTGCTCAGAGGTTGCCACCTACTGCCCCCATACAATATTCGTAAATTTAGCGACTGGGGCACACGTTTATTCATGTTGTAGGTATTCATTTTAAGttctatctatcttgtagtgaggcccgcttcagcggatgtaCTTCGACCCTCCAGTATCTTTTGTGCTCAACttcattttaagttaaaaataataacagaatttatttcaatacaagCATCAGATCTTTGAAGTTATGAATTAGAAATTATCCCTTCCTAGTCCTTGGGGTATGTAACAAAGCGGATCCTTAGGTAAAAACAAGTTGTTGTGGGCAAATTATTCAATCAgccttaagtattatttttaggagacaggttttatttaaaattggcaTTACTTATGACCCCGTCGGCCTGTATGGTGTGTTATgattaaatgacaatgtggaTGAAAGTTTAAAGACTTATCCACAATCAGAGGATTATCAGTGTCTCCAACCTAAAAGCTATCAATGAAGCTTCTACCTAGAGTAGTAGCTCCTAGAGTATTCAGAGCTACTTAGCTTTTAGCCGTGAGAGCAAAAGATTCCCATGAACTATCTAACAGCCCGTCTAGCAagcatattatgtaaaaataaaatacagttgcAGAAAACAAGTCATAAAATGACTCTTGTCTTTGTGTGCCTTTTGGCAAAGAGTATTCTCCAACTCCAACTGAGTCCATTGGACTCTGTTGCAACAATAATGCAAAGAGCTCCCAATGTTTGTTGGATATCATTTTCTCATCTTCACGGTAGCCTTCCTCTTTTTACATATCCAAAAGGCCTCTATAAAAGCTGGTCCAATCAGAactaaagctttatttattcaaaagttAAATACACCAAAAACAACAAATCTTCCAATTTGTTCTGATTAGAATGTAATTGCAACTTACCAAATGTTTCCAAGGCAAGCCGCAGGTCTGACTCCTCCTGCAGTTTCTGTCGGCGCAGTTTCTCCGCGATTTTCTGTTCAGGTGTCAGCTCCTCTTCCTTTTCAATCAATTGTTCTGCTTTCACTTGCTCTAGACGCTATAACGTGAGATAACATTTGAgtattaatctatacttattaaGCAGTTCATTTGGGATTGGGATACTTCaacttcaacttcaacttttGTTTATGGCAACCGGGTCACTTTTAAGATAGCGACCATTACTGCCAATGACTCCTGAAAATAGCACAGTATATTATGGTGAGATTGATCGGTTATAAAAATGAACCCGTACGGACTCTACAGAGTGGTTTTGATGTGCACGATGGGAAAAACAACACAAGACATATTGATAGTGATGAATGATTAATACCATCTATCAAattactgatttaaataaatctttttaaactGGACaggttataatataagtataattagTAAGGATCCAGGGACTGAAACATTGCTGAAATAATATGAATCTAATGCTTATTTGCAATCTTTAGTGATGAAAAACCTGTCAAACAGTAAAATTTATTCACCAGTTGAAGATCAAGGGAGAAAACTGGCCATTATTGAATTCCATATCACAATCTATTTGCTAGCAATTTATCATTGCATTAATTTACTATTAATGTTttagattaaaatattgaagaaaaattACAACATGTGAGTTTCTTTAGTATGTTGAAATTCAATatgtaaatatgataaaaaatattacacaagAAGCTTTACATAAGATTGCACTACATAAGTTTCAACATatacaacataaaaattttattgatgCATAATATACTGTATGTATATCATATATACACTGATGTTAAGAAGTTGATATGATTGTATGTTGATCTGAGGAAATTGTctaatccaatttttttaaatagctattGCTGAAATTGGTAGgtactattaaaaattcaatgcaCATGAACCAGCAGGGCAAAAGTAGTTTCAACATGTGATAGTAGATATTATGACATTGACatgtataacatttattttaccaacCTCTTTTTCAGCAATTTTTTcatgtattttctttttcggTTTTGTTGGTGGAGGTGCCGGGGCGGACTCTTTTTTCTCCTCATCTTTCTTTTCCTCCTCCTCGTCCTCCCAGCTGTCCTGTAAGAGAAGCTGACGTCAACACGTAGGCCGATTGAGGTTATGTCATTCAATTACACTTTAAATCAATATGTCGTTACAACTTTTATGTTCTAAAGCAATTTCAATAATTTGGCAGCTGTTTCGGTTACCTTGACGTCAGTTTCCTCGTCCTCGCCCTCCCATCTGAGAGTCGTCGTCAACGTGGTTGCAAGTTTTGGTTCGAAGTTATCCGCATCTGGGAAAATATACACACGTAATCTAGTCACAATACTAATTCACTTTATCAATCACATAAAAGCAATACGCACCCCACGACACGTCCATGATTGCGGACTTCTATAGCACCGAACTAATTTTGCTTACTTTTCACACGAAAGACAAAATCAGACAAGACCGCCAACTTGCAGGTTTTTCAACACAAGATGTCTCCCAAATCGACAACTTTTCCTAACAATAACAATTCTCAGGCAAATTTTGTCAAACGATAGAGACTTTTCTGCATTGAACACGACCGTATTGGAAAAAGGTACACAAATGACATAATTTCAATGAGTTTTTAACGGAGCTACAATCGGAATTTGTTACGCAAAAATATGACTCCATCGCAAACGATAATTTCCGAATCACTAAGTATTTCAACATGGCGGACTTATGACAGTAACCGAATATGTTGccataagtaaaaataaaaatttatatcaacTATTGTTCTATTTATTAGTTAATTAGtttcttatttatgttataagcGACTATCTAGCCTATATTAAGCAGTTCTTTCAccaacatttaaattattaaattataatttgaattgtTAGAGAAACTTGAAATagtattttttcattataaaatcaaagaatacatatacatatttcaCTATACAATCCATGAATGTTACAAAGGCTTACTATATTGCAATTAACAGCACAGCAGTCGAGTTTGTATTTTCTCTGAATTCGCCATTTATGGAAGATTGACAGTGTTTTTGCAAATGGATTCAATAGATTCTAAACCTTTTCATGGTTTTTGCTCCTacctataggtacctacttatcaaGGGCATAGTAATGCCTCTGCAGCTAGAAAATAGTCtagtatactccacaccaaacagatcctcggcaatgtaccctctacgcacgtttcgctccgaaaccggagcatcctcaggagatgttgacttaacaattattcattgcaaagttaTTGTATAAAGATTTCGGACCTGTTTGGTGTGAAATATACAGATTGAAGAacctaattataaataacaccatacagattctgctgctgttcgcggagtatagcaatttaagctaaattttcataatatattatggatttccgcaaagtaacgcctgcttctatccaaatttCTACAAAAGCCCTTTGCCATGAACGTCATGTGGTTGAGATGGTGATGGcgatatcatcatcgtcatcactcTGAAGATTTAAGTTCTTCATCTTTTGATAAGAGAGAGAAAGATACGATAcagcttttaaaattataaaagaaagacTCGTCGAAATAGGCTCAGATATTTTGCCTGAGATATGAAGGAACGCCAGAATCGCAAATTTGTCATTTGACTGATCGAGCGGTTTTCGGCTAGGCCAtagtgattttaaattaaaacattttaagtaggtatcttTGAAAACCAATAAAATGGCTAAGAAAATAGAGGTCTTCGTAAATATTGAAACAGAACAGCAATTAGAGTACGTCCtgaatcaaaatcaaaatcggctGATCTGTAAGGTTTATTTTCaaagtattcatttattaaactctttatttgtataccacaacattaacatatttaaaatataacaaaaacagaaacatatcgaaagaagtagtaatacaaaaggtggccttatcgcttaatagcgatctctgccaggcaaccttagaattagaaaaaaaaaaaaagaagaggagaatagactgctggtggtacaaatattaaaatacatacatgcgaataactacatgctaatacataaactagtgtacacaaaaagataaaaattaaataatataattaataaataaaaataaactaatatatatataataacaacacttacatatttaaatactataacatacaataaatgagtaagtaagtattttgtaGAAACGGCCAAAAGAAGATATGTGTGGATTGTGTGGTAGAAGTGAAAAAGTTGACACAAACCGTGCACAAGACTAATGTCGAATCGAAGCGGTACCTCAAGTTGGCCAAACTGAGTAGTAAAACTAATTTGTagtttgtacaaaataaataatttttccacATGGTCAAAttgcatcaaaaccactcctcTTTAGTAGTGTTTGTCGAACAGGCGGCTAGTCACTTAATACAACTTAGGAGTTGATATTACTATTTACCTTTAAtgttcccattttatggtaaacgtttagaacgtttaccataaaatgggaaaaatggaaaaagtttgGGAGCTAACAATTGTTACTGCGCACTCACTGTtttcggacacaatgcactgcatgcaataatgccTGAATGAcggttctgtacgttcttaattcggTGGATAAGGCTTGAAAGTAGAATTGTGTAGAAGAAAAAGGCATGTTGTGTTGACTTAGCGAGAAATCAGGGCAGGAATACTATATTCTAAGTaccatatttatattaacatgTAGTTACTTACTCTATTTCTTATAATCTAGCTTACAAAACTTAACTAAACTACTTTAAGtatgtaaaattgtatttagatataaatatatcttggTAATTTATACTAAAGAGTAGAGAAGAAGAAAAACCATAAACATCTTCAGCCGTTTAGACCTACatcaatttgaattaaatacaatttacatTCATCAATTAAACAACGTAAATTCAAATAACTATTGAGTATTATTCATATAGTCTACTAATCCTTAaagggcaagcgtggtggactacggcattaacccattctcattgtaggaggagatccgtgcgctgtagtgggccgttaatgggttggtatgacgATGATTGAGTATTAGTATAATTGATCTGAATCTTTTGAATTGCGGACACCAAGGTACGCTTCAGTAGGCCTACctgccgagtctttgaagtagctgCAGCCCGATTTTCGTCAGCCCGTTTTTCTCTTTCAAAGCGCGAACTAGCTATTCTAGCTACTGGAAAACCATtacaaaggtaaaaaaaaaatattaaaaaaaaaagcgggGATTCTAGTCTCATAACATGAAAAGACACATTGTTCTGAGACCCTGGTATTCTTAAAACCAATCGCGTTCTATGTTGGTGTTCTATGTTTGTGTGTAGAGACATGCGCATACTGCGCAAGTCAGCCATGCTACGAATAAAGTAggttttaataatgttttattaataataacttattattgtCTTTTATCACTAGTACTATTGAATTCACAATAAATTTAGCTGTAATGCAATGTTGAATTTACAGAGTAGCAAACACTATGAGTATTATTTTACcgacatataatattttgtcaccGACATCTATTGTACCTACATGCCGGTGGGCATGTAGGTAcaatagatattaaaaaaggACAGGCTACATGTCATTGCTTTTGCAGGTGCTGATGTGTACAACTCCTTCGCAGGGCCCTGCACAGTTCTTGACCACctttttgtgaaaataaaacttGACTGGAGCGATGGGAACATTGTGCTATTAAGGGTTACTTTAACTTAACTATTATCTGCTTAATTTCCTATATTAGTGACATCGTTTTAGGGTTCTgcaaaataggtacctactgtgtGGGTTGAAGTATACCTATACTTTTCTAACAATGTCCGGAATGCAAAACTTAGGCTGTTGCAAATGCATAGGTTTATAGGCAATATAGGCTGCaacattaaaacacatttacttAATGTATGCAAGGGAATCAGGTTCAATTTCATCGATTTAAGTTCTCATTTCGGCTTAAAATCCGGCTTCTGGAATTCTATTTCTGTAAGGAATTTGAATTAGAAGAAATGACAGATTAAATTTGCGAAAATCTAGGACGATTGTAAAGGAGCGAATAATGGAATTAGAAAGATTTCGCATTCCTTTCCTAGGTTTGTTACTTACCAAAATCTTTAGTTAGGTTAAGTTAGagcaaaaatattcaaaagtggAAGAACATATGTTTTATAAGATAATTAATACCTAGGTATGCGTAGCTCGGCTGTTTAAGTTACATATTATGGGTTCCTTaggttttcataaaaaatcagTGTTTTCCTTTTATACTGCGACATATAAATCTTTTTAAGGCTCCTGGGAAGTAAATTTACAGGGCACAAGATAACAGTTCCCGAATTATCCACAATACACCAAGTCTTGTTTCATCGGTATGAATtagtgaatataatattttcatttcaggTGTTAATTGATGCAATTCGGTTATTGAATCGTTTCCACAGTCAAAGCGAACccgtttttctatttattatggTAGGTTAATACTCTTCACGTATTAAATCGCATATAACCTTCATGGGAAAGTGAAGTATCTTCAGCCATCCGAAAGAGCAAGACATAAGTGTACCTATATAGGTCAGGGCTGATGAAAAGTAGGATTTCTTGATGAAAACTTTTCTTTAAACGTTTTAAcactaaaaaagtttttaaatcttaataagaTGACTTTCTTGCAGATTatgtaagcgtagcctgtgtccagcagtgggtaAATCTTAGGCTGATGACCTTGGTTTGGTGAACCCAGAAGAATTGTAATACCAAcctgaaaacaaaaatttaaggaTTTATTTACAGAATCGAAAAATAACTCGAATCTTCCGTGGAGTTGACAACATGAGATTTGCGCAGGCTGCGAAGTTAgaaatagattattttaaacaatttcaaGATGGTAATCCAGTTGATAGAGTGACATATGATTTAGATGAGGCATCTCCAGAAGAATTAGTAAGTTCCAAATAAATTACTATCTACTCAGAGCAGAGGGTCTATTTCTCAAATCATAGGTAACCTGGCTACAGGTTGAACAATCGATGAAGCTAACATTGTCTtgattcaattgtttttttggCTTAATCTACAATCAGTCAACATATGACTTTGATTTTATGCAGAATTTTGTGGTTTGAAATCATAGGAATGGCACGAAGGACTTATGTTTGAGAAACAAGAAGAAGATGCCAGATCACAGGCTCGTAGAACGGAAAGACAAGCGGCTCGCAAGCGTCACAGGGCTGAAGTGATGATACCATACTTGCAGCATCTAAACTTCGTTTTGTACTGGCCACATATGATCCACGCACATCCTGAACTATATGAAAGATGGGACGTTAACAGTTAAGTGATTTATGatttaatagctgttgcccgcgacttcgtctgcatttgattttgttttttcatgtggcattaaatttagttgtatttagtgtattcagtatcgctaaaccttaaatgaggggtttgctgctgtccgctgaggagttctgtcctctatctccaaccacagtttgggcaaaattaaacacatatagtacaaaaataattatttaaattttttaaataaatattaatcggttattatttgtcggagctatggtgtaaaatcgtcaaacactcatcccctctcccagaggaaccgagctttatgtcaggataaaaagtattctatattacttctaacacttccaagaatatgtgtacaaggtttcatgaggatcggttaagtagtttttgcgtgaaaacgtaacaaacaaacttacattcacatttataatattagtagggatagggatagggattaagtGAAGATGGGGTTGTAGAATTTAAGTTCTGGGTGTTATATCTAATTCTGGGTGTTATAAGTAATTCCTTAATTGACTACGGTCTGACATAAGAGTATCTGCAATAGAATACCAGCGTCAAATTAGCTATAAAGCACATCAAATGTACTAATTCATCGATTGATACAATACAGAACAAAGTGGTCCGCGTGTCACAATAACC encodes the following:
- the LOC120633123 gene encoding eukaryotic translation initiation factor 3 subunit J, yielding MDVSWDADNFEPKLATTLTTTLRWEGEDEETDVKDSWEDEEEEKKDEEKKESAPAPPPTKPKKKIHEKIAEKERLEQVKAEQLIEKEEELTPEQKIAEKLRRQKLQEESDLRLALETFGIDGGGSGKLDSFNPTTKEEFTEFADLLCNKINFYKAREEFPAFVDDLVKNIILQMPSADIKRIKLTVDNLYIEKQKVEKNEKSKKPNKGKGKAKLKVEGDNAHLNQYDAYGNYDADFDDFM